A window of Halovivax gelatinilyticus genomic DNA:
GTTGATGATCTCCGCCTGCACGGAGACGTCCAGCGCTGAGACGGGTTCGTCGAGGACGATGAAATCGGGTTCGAGCGCGAGCGTCCGCGCGATACCGATTCGCTGGCGCTGACCGCCTGAGAACTGGTGGGGATACCGGAAATAGTGTTCGCGTTGCAATCCGACCGTGGCGAGTAAATCTTTGACCTTCTGGCGTCGTTCCCGAGGTGTCCCGATCTTGTGCACGTCGAGGGGTTCTCGAACAATTTCTCCGATCGTCATCCGGTCGTTGAGACTCGATTCCGGGTCCTGGAACACCATCTGGGCGTTCTTTCGCCACTCGTGGAGCTCGTCGCGGCTGAGCGTCGTTACGTTACGTCCGTCGAACCGTATCTCGCCGGCCGTCGCATCCTCGAGCTGGATCAACGTGCGTCCGAGCGTCGTTTTCCCACAGCCTGATTCTCCGACCAGCCCGAGCGTTTCGCCTCGGTGTATCTCGAACGTCACGCCGTCGACGGCTTTGACCGGACGTCCGCCGAAGATTCCACTGCTCTCGTAGTGGGTTTTCAATCCGTCTACCTGGATCATCGCTTCTGAGACGTGTTCGTCCGTTCCTTCCGTTCCCGTCGCAAGTGCATCCTGGCTCATTCGTCCTCACCTCCGTCGGTGTCCGTACGTCCACGCTGCTGGTGTAGCTCGACCGCTTCGACCGTCGACATCGATTCGGGATACAACAGACAGGCGGCCGTGTGATCTTCGGATTCGCCGTCGACCGGCACCGAGACGGGGTGAACGACCGAACACTCGTCGAAGGATTCCGAACAGCGCGGTTCGAACCGACAGTAGGTCGCCGGCTCGTTCGGCGTCGGGACGTTCCCGTCGATCGTCTCTAACCGCTTACCGGTTTGATTGCCCGGAATCGAGCGCAGTAGGCCGTGGGTGTACGGATGTTTCGGCTCCTGAAAGAGCGATTCTACGCCGGCCGATTCGACGACTTCTCCGGCGTACATGACGTTTACTCGATCGCTGATCTCTGCGATAACGCCCATGTCGTGTGTGATAAACATAATACCGAGATCCCGTTCGTCCTGTATCTCTGCGAGCAGATCGAGAATCTGAGCCTGTATCGTCACGTCCAGGGCCGTCGTCGGCTCGTCACAAATCAGGACCTCTGGTTCGCAGGCGAGCGCCATCGCGATCACCGCTCGTTGTCGCATCCCTCCGGAGAACTGGTGGGGATATTCGGTCACCCGTCGACGGGCGTCCGGAATGCCGACCGCTTCGAGAAGCGCCGCCGCCTCTCGGGTTGCGTCTTCACCTTTCAATCCCTGGTGCAAACGAAGCGCCTCCTTGATCTGGTTTCCGACGGTGTAGACCGGATTGAGGCTCGTCAGCGGGTCCTGAAACACCATCGCGATTCGTCCGCCCCGCATGAGGCGCTGGGATTCTCCTGAGAGATTCGACAGCTCGACGAATCCGGCCGTTATCCCGTCTGGCGTCTCAGGATCTCCCTCGGTAACGAATACGAAGTCGGCCGGATCGACGCCCTCGAACGGCTCCGTATAGCCGGCCGCGATGACGTCCTCTACGGGAACGTCGTCCGGCGAATCGAAGCCGAGATCGCCCGGCGTTACGTCGACGGAGGGGTGATCGAACACCGATTCTGGATCGTAGGAGTTTCGGTGGGCCGCGACGTCGACGACTCGCTTCGGGAACCTGGCGGCGTACTCTCGGACCGTCTCGAGTTCGGTGTATCGGATGGAGCTACCTGCCATGATACGGCCGGGCGATTCGACGAGGCCCATGATCGATCGCGCGGTGACGCTCTTCCCCGACCCCGATTCTCCAACGATTCCGACGGTTTCGCCTGGTCGAATATCGAAGGAGATGCCGTCGACGGCGCGAATCGTCTCCTTTTCGGTGAAAAACGCCGTCTGCAGGTTCTTCACCGAGAGGATCGGTTCAGTGTTCGTCTCCGCTTTCTCGATTGTAGATTCCATTGACATTATCCACCACCTCCGGCCGCGCCTGCGCCTTCACTCGGCACGTCGGCCTCCGGATCGATCGCGTCTCGAACCCCGTCACCGAGCGCGTTGAAGCCGGTGACCACGATGACGATCATGATTCCAGAGACCGTCGAGATGTGCCAGGACTGCGTCGAGACGTACTGGCGTCCGCTGTTGATGAGTCGACCCCACTCTGGCGTCGGTTCGTTGATACCGAGACCCAGGAACGAAAGCGCCGCCGTGGCGATAATGACGCCGCCGAGGATCAGCGACGCGTAGATCATGATGTAGCCGGCGATATATGGGGCCATGTGTTTTCGCATGGTTGCGAGCGGCGTTTGACCGTAGCTCTTCGCCGCGTCGACCCACTCTTCTTCTGCAACCTGCAGGGATGGACCACGGATGGATCGCCAGAGCCCTGGCCAGTAGACGAACGCGAAGATGAGTGCAAGCAGTAACCCGCCGTCCATCGGCTCCGCGAGGAAGTGATTTCCTTCCTGGAAGATCACCGAGAGCATCATCACCAGCAAGAACGCCGGAATTGAGATGATCGTATCGCTGGCGATCACGGTGAGGACGTCGGCGATTCCCTTGTAGTAGGCCGTGATCAACGATAGCAACACCGCGATCAACCCGCCGAGCCCGACTGCGATCAATCCGATCACCAGCGACGTTTGGGCTCCATACGCGAGGTGTGTCATCATGTTTTGCCCGACGTGGGTCGTTCCAAGCGGCGACCATCGGTCGTAATCGTCGTAACTCCACAGGCCGACTTTGTCAACGTTCCCTGATTGGCTGTTTACGTTTGCCGTTCCGTGGGCAATCGTGTTTATTTCTCCCGTATCTTCGTCGAGATACTCGAACTCATGTTCGTACGTCGAGTAGATGTTGGCCTCAGCCGTGACCGGACTGACCGCCGGGGCCCAGAGTGCGAGGATGAGGAACATGGTGACGACGATCAGACCGAACAATCCCCAGTAGTGGTTTCGGAACCGACGGATCGTATCGTCGCGCGGGGTCCACTCCGCTGCGCGATAATGCGTACGAAAGACGTTGTAGCCCTTCCACATCCAGGCGATGAGCGCGAACGCGTAGGCGTATACGACGATGACGCGAATCCCCCAGGCCCACGCTGGCGATAATCCGAGGAACGTTCCGTCCCATCCACCGTCGGGCGTTCGATGTCCATCGTTGGAGATGACGTCTCGATCGGTGAGCGATGGGAGCGACGAGAGCGAATCGAGGACGCTCGATATGAAGCTAATTTCGTTAGAGACAATCGTTCCGATCGGTGTGAACACGAGGACGAACGCGACTGCTCCGAGCATCCCGGTGACAACGAGTCGATCCAGCAGGACGCTCATTCGACGCGTTACGTCCAGTTCGAATCGCTCTGCGACGCGCCACGGGAGGAGGATTCCGGTGAGGAAAATCGATGCGACGAACAGTATTGCGAGCGAGATCAGATCGCTGGCGAGGTGCCCCGCAATTTCGCCGAGGGCGTCGCCAGTCGATCCGAGACCGAGGACGGAGAACGCATTGGCGATCCCGCTTCCGACGTTTCCACCGATCCACCCCGGGATGGTCGCGACTCCGGAAACGACGAACGACAGCATGTGGCCGAGGCGTTTTATGCCTCCCATGAACGTCGAGAATTCGAGCAAGACGAAGACGGCCAGTCCGGCCAGCCAGAGGAGGGCCGGTCGCGGGTTATCGGCGACTCGTTCACGGAAGAGGGTCTCTTCTTCTGCGCCCGGTTCACCTGCATCCGCCGTGTTGTTTGCTATATCACTCATCGGTCGTACCCCACGCGTGGATCGATGATCGTGTAGAGAAAGTCCTGTAAGATATTGAGAAAGATTATCACGACCGTAAAGAAGAACAACAGCGCACCGGCAAGTGGCAGGTCTCCCTGGGTCATCGCCCTGAAGAAGATATTACCGAGGCCGTTGATGTTGAAGATGTATTCGATGATGACGGAACCGCCGATCAGGATGAACGCCTCACTCGAGATGATCGGAACGAGCGGGATGAGCGCGTTTCTGAATACGTGTTTCCAGACGATGACTCGACTCTTCAGTCCCTTCGCACGGGCGGTATCGACGTAATTAGAGTTTATATTCTCCAGGACCGCCGTTCGACCGATACGTGCTTCAGCGGCCATTGAAGCGGATCCAAGGACGAGTGCTGGAGGGAGGATGAACTTTATGTCGACTGCCAGTGCTCCCCAATCGATCGTCATCGGCGTCGGTATGACGCCGAATATCTCCGTCCAACCCGTCTCGTAGAAGTCGAGACTCGGCGTTCCGGTAATACTCCGTAACTCCGGGCCGAACGTGTACCAGTCGAATCCGAGCCACCCACCGCCGTGGGTCCGTCGCAGGACGGCGAGGATCATGATCGCGAGCCAGAAGTTCGGCATCGACTGCCAGAGAATCGCGCTGATCGTCGCGAAGTAATCGCCCTTCGTGTTCGGGTTGAGGCCGGCGTAGAATCCGAGCGGAATCCCGATAAAGAGCGGAAGCAAGATCGCCCAGAACCCGAGCCAGAGGGTCGGCGGTCCGGAGTTCATGATGATCGTCGTCACGTCACGCTCCGACTGAACGACCCACGACTGGCCGAGGTCGAGTGTGAGGAAATTCCACACGAAATCGAGATACTGTTCCCAGAGTGGATCGTAGAGGCCCAATCGCTCTCGCATTCGTTCTGCATCGGCCCCGCTCGCTTCGGGCCCGAGTCTCGCGGCTACGGGATCGATCGGCCCCATCCGAAGCATAATGAAGATGAACGTCATTACGAGGAACAGGACCGGGATCGAGAGTAATAGCCGCTTGAAGAAGTATCCCCAGCGGCTCATCGTCGCTCACTCACCTGACTGAGGGGTGCCCGTGTTTCTCCGTACATTCTTCTCGGTGAAGTACTTCGATGGAATCGTTGTAAACGTTCTGTTACAGGGTCGAAAGCGCCCCACCTAGCACCAAAACCAATCAATATTGGAAATGCAGACACTGCCGCTTATACCGATACCCTGGTAAACGCCTCGTCTTATCCGTCGTTGCATTCGTCACGACAGGGTACCCGCTATCGCTTGATTCAAACGTCCTGTTTCTCAATCTCTTGGGCTACGTATTGGTTTACCCGGTGGTCTACCAACGGACGATACGAACAACGCGATTTTCGATCGAACCGGAAAAATGTACGTTCGTCGGCTTATGCTTCTTCTTCGAGTTCTTCCTGCCAGTCGAGGTAGTAGCCGTTCGTGTCCGTCGGCATGCGGGACGTGTCCGTGTTCTTCGGTTCGAATCCGAAGTGTCCGTACGCCGGGTCCGGCCAGCTCCAGATCCAGCCGAGCGAGTACATTTCGAGGTCACCGTCCTCACCGCGCTCCTGGAGCGTGTTGAACTGCGTTTCCTCGGTCGACATCTCGACGCCGAGGCCGGATAGCTTCTCCCGGATGTTCGAGGCCATGTCCTGGAAGAGCTGGC
This region includes:
- a CDS encoding ABC transporter permease, with the translated sequence MSRWGYFFKRLLLSIPVLFLVMTFIFIMLRMGPIDPVAARLGPEASGADAERMRERLGLYDPLWEQYLDFVWNFLTLDLGQSWVVQSERDVTTIIMNSGPPTLWLGFWAILLPLFIGIPLGFYAGLNPNTKGDYFATISAILWQSMPNFWLAIMILAVLRRTHGGGWLGFDWYTFGPELRSITGTPSLDFYETGWTEIFGVIPTPMTIDWGALAVDIKFILPPALVLGSASMAAEARIGRTAVLENINSNYVDTARAKGLKSRVIVWKHVFRNALIPLVPIISSEAFILIGGSVIIEYIFNINGLGNIFFRAMTQGDLPLAGALLFFFTVVIIFLNILQDFLYTIIDPRVGYDR
- a CDS encoding ABC transporter ATP-binding protein — its product is MSMESTIEKAETNTEPILSVKNLQTAFFTEKETIRAVDGISFDIRPGETVGIVGESGSGKSVTARSIMGLVESPGRIMAGSSIRYTELETVREYAARFPKRVVDVAAHRNSYDPESVFDHPSVDVTPGDLGFDSPDDVPVEDVIAAGYTEPFEGVDPADFVFVTEGDPETPDGITAGFVELSNLSGESQRLMRGGRIAMVFQDPLTSLNPVYTVGNQIKEALRLHQGLKGEDATREAAALLEAVGIPDARRRVTEYPHQFSGGMRQRAVIAMALACEPEVLICDEPTTALDVTIQAQILDLLAEIQDERDLGIMFITHDMGVIAEISDRVNVMYAGEVVESAGVESLFQEPKHPYTHGLLRSIPGNQTGKRLETIDGNVPTPNEPATYCRFEPRCSESFDECSVVHPVSVPVDGESEDHTAACLLYPESMSTVEAVELHQQRGRTDTDGGEDE
- a CDS encoding ABC transporter permease, which produces MSDIANNTADAGEPGAEEETLFRERVADNPRPALLWLAGLAVFVLLEFSTFMGGIKRLGHMLSFVVSGVATIPGWIGGNVGSGIANAFSVLGLGSTGDALGEIAGHLASDLISLAILFVASIFLTGILLPWRVAERFELDVTRRMSVLLDRLVVTGMLGAVAFVLVFTPIGTIVSNEISFISSVLDSLSSLPSLTDRDVISNDGHRTPDGGWDGTFLGLSPAWAWGIRVIVVYAYAFALIAWMWKGYNVFRTHYRAAEWTPRDDTIRRFRNHYWGLFGLIVVTMFLILALWAPAVSPVTAEANIYSTYEHEFEYLDEDTGEINTIAHGTANVNSQSGNVDKVGLWSYDDYDRWSPLGTTHVGQNMMTHLAYGAQTSLVIGLIAVGLGGLIAVLLSLITAYYKGIADVLTVIASDTIISIPAFLLVMMLSVIFQEGNHFLAEPMDGGLLLALIFAFVYWPGLWRSIRGPSLQVAEEEWVDAAKSYGQTPLATMRKHMAPYIAGYIMIYASLILGGVIIATAALSFLGLGINEPTPEWGRLINSGRQYVSTQSWHISTVSGIMIVIVVTGFNALGDGVRDAIDPEADVPSEGAGAAGGGG